GAGGCTGCCACCCGTACCGCCCCAGTCGGTTGGCATCGAGAAGATCCTTCATCGCGACAGCTTTGCGGCCCACGCTTTTGCGGTACTCGGTTTCCCCATGGTCTGGTTGTTCCTCATTGCGGCCTCGGCGTTGTTCTCTGGCTTACTGGGGATCTTCGAAGAAGATGTGGATCGTGAGTGGTGGGCGCGCGCTGGCGGTCTCATGATGGGAGTACTGATGGCCTGGATCGTGGGGGAGGGCATGGTGATCCTCGCGCCTCATCTGACGACCACGGTCTCGAAGGGCGTTGGCACGGCGGTGGCAGCGCTTACTGCAGGCCTCTTCGGAGCTCTCGGGGGCGCGAGTACCGCTGGCGGACTTGGAGCGGCTGCAGCCAAGAGTGCGAACATCAGCAAGCTTGGCCGTGTTTTGAAAAAGTACGGTCTGCTCGTGCCGGTTCTTTGTGGATTGGCTTTGCTGATCTTCGGTGCCTTGATCGCGGACTTTGAACAGTGGGTGGCCAATCGTTTCCCGGGCCATGCGATCTCCTCGGTGCATCTCGTCATCTTCCTGGTTGCTGCCGCCCTCAGTTTTCTCGCGAACTGGGCGATCAACATCAACATCTTTTCGTTGCACGGGATGTACCGCATGCGGCTCATGCGTGCATTCCTCGGAGCTTCGAACACGCAGCGCGTTCCGAACCCCTTCACCGGCTTCGATGACCGGGATACTGTCTACGAAAACAAGATTGTTACCGGTCCAGGTATGCCGCTGCACCTCATCAATACAACGGTCAACCTGTTGGGCACGAACAACCTCGCATGGCGGCAACGCAAGGCAGAAGGCTTCACGATCAGTCCGCTGCACTGCGGTGGCTGGCGTCTGGGATATGCCAAGACGGAGATCTACGGCCGCAAGGGCGGCCTGTCGCTGAGTACAGCCATGGCGATCAGCGGAGCCGCGTTCAATCCGAACATGGGATACCACTCGTCTCCGCTCGTAACCCTGGTGATGACGTTGTTCAATGTGCGTCTTGGGTGGTGGCTGCCCAATCCCCGGTACCAGATGGGTAAGCTCCAAGCCAGGTTCAGCGGCTGTCCGGAACCCCACCTCCATGGAGATACTGGACATGCAACGAATCTAAGATTGGACTACCCGCCGCTGCCGAACAAGTTTCTCGAAAAGAAGGCGCCTCGTCTGGCTCTTGGTCCGCTTCTGCGAGAATCGCTCGGTGGTACGGATGACGAAGCGCCCTTCATTGAGCTCACAGATGGCGGACACTTTGAAAATCTCGGTTTGTACGAGATGGTGTTGCGGAGGACCCGCTGGATTGTGGTGGTGGACGCCTCCGCCGATCCTAAGTGCCAGCTCGAAGATCTGGGCAATGCCATCCGCAAGGTGGAGATCGATCTCGGTGTGCCGATTGTCTTCGACCGCCAGGGTCTGCGCATGAAAGAGGGCCCTGCCAAAGACAATCTCTACTGCGCCCTCGCGGATATCCGTTATGATGTGGTCGATCCCGTGGACAGGCCAATGCGTGGGCAACTGCTCTACATCAAGGCCGGTCTCAACGGGAACGAGCCCCCAGATATCACGCAATACGCGCGCACGCATCATGACTTCCCACATGAGGCGACCGCGAACCAGTTTTTCAATGAGTCTCAGTTCGAGAGCTATCGCCATCTGGGCCATCATGCTCTGCACACGATTCTCACCAAAGGAGATGGTGCGGGCTACACGGTACCGAACGCCGCAGATGGCACGGTCCTGACGCTCATCCAGGCGCTGTTTGCTGCGGCCGAAACTTACACAGGGAAGATTCCCGCGCGGAAGAAGCAGCAACCTCAAAACAATCCTCCGGCGAATCAAGGGCGCTGGAGGAAGGAAAACGGCACAGACACGCAGTATGCAGAGGGAGAATCTTAGTAAAGGTTTCTGAAGCGAGACTAGTGTTTCGAGAAAAGAGAGATCTTAGGGTTCCACGTAATCTGCAAGCGGCCACTGGTGTTGTGTTGCGCGCCTGGCATATAAGACGGAATCAGGAAGCGCTCATACTGTGTAAAAACCTGCGTGGACCATTGCGGAGTGAACGCATAGGAAGCGGTCATGAAGCCATCGGAGATGGTGCTGCCACCGGGCAGATACAGCAGGCCGCCCTTGGTCTGCCGATAGCCAATCTCGACACGAGTCTTCGCGGAAAACCAGTAGCCAGAACGGGCTTCCAGCGAGCGAGCGTCACGTCCCACAGCATTCCCCAGAAGAAAGCCCTTATTGGTGTTTCCATCCCGGTATTGGTTATTGATAAAGAATCTTCGTCCGGTCTCATCCTGACTCATCTCTTCTGAGCTTGCAGCCTCAACACGGAGATCCATATGGGGTAGCAACGGTAGTCTTGCGAAATAAATTCCTGGATGCCAGACGACGCGGCGAGGAGCGTTGAGCGGACTCAACTCATCGTCAGCATAGGCATCCGTATAGATGGTGACATAGTTGCGCAGGCCGGGAACGTGGAGGCGAAAGTCGAAGGCGCTCTTACGATCTCCTGGATCTTCTCGATCTCCATAGCCAAAGTCGGTTCCAGTGGATGTGCCGCTGAAGAGATTGTGCTTCAGATTCCCCAGTGTCATAGGATGGCCTTCCCCAAAGAGAATGGACCAGCGGGTGAAACTCATCTCCAGAAGACGGCCGAAGTTGAAGTCGACTTTCAATCCATTGAAATAAGGTCTTGCCGGATAGTGGTGTCCCGAGAGCTTACCGAAGACGGCGTCGATGCGATAGCTGCCCAATGAAGGGACAAAGGGAAATGGGTGGGGTCTTGTCGCAACAAGACGCAGGTTATAGGTGGGCTCCGCATTACTCGAAAATGACAGAGGGCCCATCGTGGTCGGGCCCCAGAAGAGTTCCTGTTTGCCGAAGGAGAGAGAGTATCCATCGAACGCGACGCCAGCATAGAGTTCAAGGGGGCGCTGCCGCACATAAGAGGGACTGGCAGTTGTGATGGGGTAGGGAGGCGCGCTCTCCTTGGTGCCGAAGTCGTCGAGACTGAAATACAGTGCAGAGAGCGCCGCGGTGGTCGCCGGGATGGTAGGGGTTTGTTGCAGCTCCTGGCGGTCATAGAAAAAGAAGCGGCCATGTACGGCACGGAACGAGTATCCGGCGATCGTACTTGTGCCACGGCCCAGAGGGCGACCGAAGTCGTTGGTCCATGTCTGCCCGATGTGAAAACCATCGGACAACGCCGGACCCGCGATTGTGCCGACACGCATGTAGCCGGACTCCAACACGGCCTGCGAGGATTCGTTCGGCTCGGAAAGCTCCTGATCCAGCTGTGGGATAAGCCGTTCGGCCTCGTTCATGATGCCGTCATTGACGGCGTAATAGCTGCCACGAATGCCAGAGAGGATATCCTTGGCCTGCTGCACCTGCCGGCGGCACTCCTGTCGTGTCCAGGGACGGATCGCCACACTTTGAAATGGGACAAGGCCCATCGAGCTAAGGCGTTCCAGCGCGGGATAGATCCAGCTGTCCATCGGAACATTTGTGGAACCTATCTTGTCGCTGCCATTGTTGTAGCTATTCTCCCAGGAAGAAGAACTCGCGACGGCCTGAGGGGCGCTCTGCTGAGATCCGAGAAGCGGTTTCATGGCCGACGACGAGCGGACCAGATAAGTATTGCCTGAATTCTTGGTAGAAGAAGTGAGAGTTTGAGAGGGTGAGGGAAGATAGAAAGTTCCGTCGCTAAGTGCTCCCTTGGGAGCGGAAGGCTCTTGCGTGAGACCGATTCCCGAAGCGGCCACAAGGGTGGCCGCTGTCATCGAACAGAGAAGCTTGCTGCAACGATTCATGATGCCTCGGAGGGTGAGCGCAAGGTGTGTATTGACTCACCCTCGATAGTCGGCGCTGATCAACGTGATCGCCGCGCTCGACGTGAACTACTGCTTGATAACACTCAGTGCTGCGGCTCCGAGTGCGAACGACGAGAACAACTGAGAATAGTCGACGAACTGTCTTATAAATGCAGGCTTAATGGGCTTCTCAGGAATAACGATGGAGTCGCCAGGATTGATCTGTGCTGCGTCGAAGCTATTCTTCCAGACACCCTTGGCGCGCTGGCGGCTGTAGACCGAACCATCCGCGCGAATGATAAAGGCATGGCTCCGGTCAGCGATGGGATTCTCTTTACCCGCGAGCAGAACATAGTCCTCAACTCTGCGCCGTGAATCGAAGAGAAAGACGTTCTGTCCGTAGACAGCGCCAATCACATTGACCGTGAGAGGACGTGAAGGTACGCGGAAGACGTCGCCATCTTCGAGTGGAATGCGGGGAATGCTTGCGCCTCCGGTACTCTCGGGGCGGAACTCCAGCACAATACGTCCGGTTGCGCGGAGTTTGCGCAGTTGAGCGATGATGTCTCTCTGTTCCACGAGAGCGTTGGGATCGACCACAGCGTTGTTCGACGAGGCTGCTCGGATGGCAGCGGATCGCTGCATGCTGATCGAAACAGATGTTACGTACTCATCCAGACGCTGCTGCTGGGCGATCCGGGCGGACTCGCGGGTGAAGCTTGCACCGTAGAGGTAGGCCTTGGTCGAGAGTCCACCAGCGCGTTGCACCAGATCGGCCAGAGTTTCGTCCGGGCTGACGCTGTAGACACCCGATCCCTTGAACTCGCCCTCCAGGCGAACAAACTTGGTTTGTTCATCTTGAGGCACGTGAACATCCGCCTGCGACAGGATTGTCACAATATCTCCCGGCTGAAGCTCAAGATTCTGGGAAGGGTCGTGATTTTGCAGGAGCTTTTCCGGGTTGAAAGGGACGAGCGAGTTCTTCAACGTAATCGGATCGAGGCGCTCGATTACGGCGTAGGACCAGTCGATCTCCGGGGCCGGAATCTTGATGGTGTTCCGTTGGCCGATGTTTGCAATATTGTGGCTGGTGGCTGCCTGCTGCTCTTCGGCAAGCGAACCGCTGCTGAGCGAAGTCTCAGGAGGCCGCATCAGGCCCTCGCGGTCTCCCTGTTCCTGAGAGTCCTGGCTATTTTGGTTTCGCTGATTTGAGTTCGATACCTGATTATTTCCGTTGGAGCTGCTGCCGTTGTAATTCTGGTCGACGCTGGAATCCTGAGACGAATCGAGCGTATCGGGATCGGGTCCAAGAGAGGAGATTCCTGCCCGATTGGAGATAATGCCAGTCGTGGAATCGTTCGTGGTGTTATTGGTTTGCCCATTTTGGGTCTGGCCGTTCTGCGTCTGACCGTTTTGTGTCCTAGAGGTCTGTTGTCTTGGTCGCATGGGACGCAGAGGCTCAAAAAGAGGGACCGGTACGCCCAGGCGATTGCGCTGTTCCCAGTAATTGCGTGTCAGCAGGGACATGCGGTCGGGGATAATATCGCTCAGGTGCATGCCCGCGTGCCAAGGAAAGCGACCCGGATTCGCGAGATTTCCACGAATGGTCACGGACTGTTGATAGGCGGCGCTGATGTGGTTGGCGAAGAGAACGTCGCCATCGTGCAGGACCGTTGCCTTACCCGCTTCGTCCAGGTTGACCGTCATGGCGGCGCGTGAGCGGTTCTCTTCGATGCGTTCCAGGGAAATTTGCGTCGTGGAGCCCGTGGGAGTAAAGCCACCAGCGAGTTCCAGCAAACCCCCTACGGTGGTGTCGCCGCGTAGTTCATATACCGCCGGATGGCGGACGCTGCCTGCTAACGCCGCTTGAGGACCCGCCGCCGGGATAAAGATGGTGTCGTTGGCTTGTAAACGAATGTCCTGCGACTTGTCGCCGCGTAGGATCAGGTCGTAGAGATCAAGCTCGGAGACGACCTTACCTTCTCGTCGTACCTGGATACGTCGCAGGGAGCCTTGGACATTTGGGCCGCCTGAGACGAAGAGCACGTTCAGTACTGTGCTGAGCGCGCTGACTGTATAGGCACCCGGACGTCGTGCCTCGCCCACAACATAAATTTGGATGGAACGAAGATGCCCCAAATTGACGGAGAGATTGAAGTTTCTGAAGGTATGGCGGATGTCCGCGCTGATATGTTCCTGGAGCTGGTCTACACGAAGACCCGCAACATGAATGGCGCCGACCTGGGGCACGTAGATCGATCCTGTGCTGTCGACCGTAAGCTGCCCATTGAAGGATTCAGGTCCCCAAAGACGCAGAAGAACTTCGTCGCCGGGACCAAGAAGGTAATCAGCGAGTGCGGGGATCTGGTCCGCCGGTGCAAACGTGGAGGGTGCTCTCTGAAAGAGATCCCGTCCAAATACTGGAAGTGTTTCGCCGGTAGCGGCTTTGGCTAGCCTCTGCATGTCCACAAGCGGATCGGGGGGGAAAAAGACGTTCGTCCGATTTGTATCTGTCTGCCGACGATTATTCGTAGAAGCCGAATCCACATAGAGCTGTGTACCCTGATCGGCCTTCTGTTCTCTCGTCGAGTTCGACCCGTTTACGTCACCGGCGCCTTGGGTAGGATAGGCGGTACTCCCATTTTGGCCGGAGCCGGAATTGGAGCTATCGCGGCAGTCGGACGAGGTTGGGTCGCAGCTCG
This genomic stretch from Terriglobus saanensis SP1PR4 harbors:
- a CDS encoding patatin-like phospholipase family protein, with amino-acid sequence MATSPRLRHMRAAEHALPYRVIFEELFAIGKDDPKLQDQRIVNLAKEAFAPSDKTSGHNGAAQAVKSTCPQPELTAAEAERLLFDRIAEVEHKYEELADSKRKREYKTSAEAELSKLETPLLDLLHRIPRSSLCLSGGGIRSAAYSLGVLQALARFRSGGSGPSYKDPEKASVLEQFDYLSTVSGGGYIGSWLTAWTQRVYQAAVDAKKPISPAEAFHAVTRGVAGDVEHTSGDPARRPIRHLREYTSFLAPKLGLTLDTWTLAALVLRNLLVNWVMIVPVILALVAGLQTVHYGVFDLADFMFRHQSVWWWVAAGLLYTLAGTTAGRRMPSCPPADRTPKSDGVMPVLLLFIFPLVFASLFVCMFWSNLGTGWIAAREVLLQRLTLASFITLASVPITRLIRGRKVIEQEHTVAGYLFAGLGAALLTSVLLACTVYTVGLVFDAPLIQGTPVDLHGSLAYTHFSSLWHELRLPPVPPQSVGIEKILHRDSFAAHAFAVLGFPMVWLFLIAASALFSGLLGIFEEDVDREWWARAGGLMMGVLMAWIVGEGMVILAPHLTTTVSKGVGTAVAALTAGLFGALGGASTAGGLGAAAAKSANISKLGRVLKKYGLLVPVLCGLALLIFGALIADFEQWVANRFPGHAISSVHLVIFLVAAALSFLANWAININIFSLHGMYRMRLMRAFLGASNTQRVPNPFTGFDDRDTVYENKIVTGPGMPLHLINTTVNLLGTNNLAWRQRKAEGFTISPLHCGGWRLGYAKTEIYGRKGGLSLSTAMAISGAAFNPNMGYHSSPLVTLVMTLFNVRLGWWLPNPRYQMGKLQARFSGCPEPHLHGDTGHATNLRLDYPPLPNKFLEKKAPRLALGPLLRESLGGTDDEAPFIELTDGGHFENLGLYEMVLRRTRWIVVVDASADPKCQLEDLGNAIRKVEIDLGVPIVFDRQGLRMKEGPAKDNLYCALADIRYDVVDPVDRPMRGQLLYIKAGLNGNEPPDITQYARTHHDFPHEATANQFFNESQFESYRHLGHHALHTILTKGDGAGYTVPNAADGTVLTLIQALFAAAETYTGKIPARKKQQPQNNPPANQGRWRKENGTDTQYAEGES
- a CDS encoding capsule assembly Wzi family protein, whose translation is MNRCSKLLCSMTAATLVAASGIGLTQEPSAPKGALSDGTFYLPSPSQTLTSSTKNSGNTYLVRSSSAMKPLLGSQQSAPQAVASSSSWENSYNNGSDKIGSTNVPMDSWIYPALERLSSMGLVPFQSVAIRPWTRQECRRQVQQAKDILSGIRGSYYAVNDGIMNEAERLIPQLDQELSEPNESSQAVLESGYMRVGTIAGPALSDGFHIGQTWTNDFGRPLGRGTSTIAGYSFRAVHGRFFFYDRQELQQTPTIPATTAALSALYFSLDDFGTKESAPPYPITTASPSYVRQRPLELYAGVAFDGYSLSFGKQELFWGPTTMGPLSFSSNAEPTYNLRLVATRPHPFPFVPSLGSYRIDAVFGKLSGHHYPARPYFNGLKVDFNFGRLLEMSFTRWSILFGEGHPMTLGNLKHNLFSGTSTGTDFGYGDREDPGDRKSAFDFRLHVPGLRNYVTIYTDAYADDELSPLNAPRRVVWHPGIYFARLPLLPHMDLRVEAASSEEMSQDETGRRFFINNQYRDGNTNKGFLLGNAVGRDARSLEARSGYWFSAKTRVEIGYRQTKGGLLYLPGGSTISDGFMTASYAFTPQWSTQVFTQYERFLIPSYMPGAQHNTSGRLQITWNPKISLFSKH
- a CDS encoding SLBB domain-containing protein, whose product is MLAPSRTTQAKVPLCDFVRRLALLTPFFLLGVSPLISAQSTSSCDPTSSDCRDSSNSGSGQNGSTAYPTQGAGDVNGSNSTREQKADQGTQLYVDSASTNNRRQTDTNRTNVFFPPDPLVDMQRLAKAATGETLPVFGRDLFQRAPSTFAPADQIPALADYLLGPGDEVLLRLWGPESFNGQLTVDSTGSIYVPQVGAIHVAGLRVDQLQEHISADIRHTFRNFNLSVNLGHLRSIQIYVVGEARRPGAYTVSALSTVLNVLFVSGGPNVQGSLRRIQVRREGKVVSELDLYDLILRGDKSQDIRLQANDTIFIPAAGPQAALAGSVRHPAVYELRGDTTVGGLLELAGGFTPTGSTTQISLERIEENRSRAAMTVNLDEAGKATVLHDGDVLFANHISAAYQQSVTIRGNLANPGRFPWHAGMHLSDIIPDRMSLLTRNYWEQRNRLGVPVPLFEPLRPMRPRQQTSRTQNGQTQNGQTQNGQTNNTTNDSTTGIISNRAGISSLGPDPDTLDSSQDSSVDQNYNGSSSNGNNQVSNSNQRNQNSQDSQEQGDREGLMRPPETSLSSGSLAEEQQAATSHNIANIGQRNTIKIPAPEIDWSYAVIERLDPITLKNSLVPFNPEKLLQNHDPSQNLELQPGDIVTILSQADVHVPQDEQTKFVRLEGEFKGSGVYSVSPDETLADLVQRAGGLSTKAYLYGASFTRESARIAQQQRLDEYVTSVSISMQRSAAIRAASSNNAVVDPNALVEQRDIIAQLRKLRATGRIVLEFRPESTGGASIPRIPLEDGDVFRVPSRPLTVNVIGAVYGQNVFLFDSRRRVEDYVLLAGKENPIADRSHAFIIRADGSVYSRQRAKGVWKNSFDAAQINPGDSIVIPEKPIKPAFIRQFVDYSQLFSSFALGAAALSVIKQ